In Carassius gibelio isolate Cgi1373 ecotype wild population from Czech Republic chromosome B19, carGib1.2-hapl.c, whole genome shotgun sequence, one DNA window encodes the following:
- the LOC127979566 gene encoding chromatin target of PRMT1 protein isoform X1, whose translation MSAPSSQKVVLKSTTKVSLNERFTNMLKNKQPTVSSIRASMQQQHMASARNRRLAQQMENRPSVQAALQHKQSLKQRLGKSNIQARLGRPIGSLMPGGGRGRGFPGGFRGAGRGLRGRGRGGGMRGALSLRGAGQMRGRGGPGRIGLRRGMRYRGGAPGRGAMGGRGAARGAPGGRGRGGLRGRGGFAGRGRGRGRGRGAGRPVVTREQLDNQLDAYMSKTKGHLDAELDAYMAQADPESME comes from the exons ATGAGCGCCCCTTCTTCTCAAAAAGTCGTGCTGAAAAGCACCACCAAGGTGTCCCTGAATGAGCG CTTCACGAACATGCTGAAGAACAAGCAGCCGACAGTGAGTAGCATCCGGGCGAGCATGCAGCAGCAGCACATGGCCAGTGCGAGGAACCGCCGGCTCGCTCAGCAGATGGAGAACAGGCCCTCTGTGCAGGCTGCCCTGCAACACAAACAG AGCCTAAAACAGCGCCTTGGGAAGAGCAACATCCAGGCCAGGCTGGGTCGGCCCATCGGCTCGCTGATGCCGGGAGGCGGCAGAGGACGAGGATTTCCTGGAGGATTTCGAGGAGCTGGACGAGGACTGCGGGGAAGAGGAAGAGGTGGAGGCATGAGAGGAGCTCTCTCTCTAAGAG GTGCAGGTCAGATGAGAGGACGGGGTGGTCCTGGACGTATCGGTCTCCGTCGAGGCATGCGTTATCGTGGAGGAGCTCCAGGGCGAGGTGCTATGGGTGGCCGAGGAGCAGCACGTGGAGCACCTGGAGGAAGAG GCCGCGGGGGTCTGAGAGGTCGTGGAGGGTTTGCAGGAAGGGGTCGTGGACGCGGCAGAGGCCGAGGAGCAGGCCGCCCCGTCGTCACACGAGAGCAGTTGGACAACCAGCTTGATGCTTACATGTCCAAGACCAAGGGCCATCTGGACGCCGAGCTGGACGCGTACATGGCCCAGGCAGACCCTGAGAGCATGGAGTAA
- the LOC127979566 gene encoding chromatin target of PRMT1 protein isoform X2, protein MSAPSSQKVVLKSTTKVSLNERFTNMLKNKQPTVSSIRASMQQQHMASARNRRLAQQMENRPSVQAALQHKQSLKQRLGKSNIQARLGRPIGSLMPGGGRGRGFPGGFRGAGRGLRGRGRGGGMRGALSLRGQMRGRGGPGRIGLRRGMRYRGGAPGRGAMGGRGAARGAPGGRGRGGLRGRGGFAGRGRGRGRGRGAGRPVVTREQLDNQLDAYMSKTKGHLDAELDAYMAQADPESME, encoded by the exons ATGAGCGCCCCTTCTTCTCAAAAAGTCGTGCTGAAAAGCACCACCAAGGTGTCCCTGAATGAGCG CTTCACGAACATGCTGAAGAACAAGCAGCCGACAGTGAGTAGCATCCGGGCGAGCATGCAGCAGCAGCACATGGCCAGTGCGAGGAACCGCCGGCTCGCTCAGCAGATGGAGAACAGGCCCTCTGTGCAGGCTGCCCTGCAACACAAACAG AGCCTAAAACAGCGCCTTGGGAAGAGCAACATCCAGGCCAGGCTGGGTCGGCCCATCGGCTCGCTGATGCCGGGAGGCGGCAGAGGACGAGGATTTCCTGGAGGATTTCGAGGAGCTGGACGAGGACTGCGGGGAAGAGGAAGAGGTGGAGGCATGAGAGGAGCTCTCTCTCTAAGAG GTCAGATGAGAGGACGGGGTGGTCCTGGACGTATCGGTCTCCGTCGAGGCATGCGTTATCGTGGAGGAGCTCCAGGGCGAGGTGCTATGGGTGGCCGAGGAGCAGCACGTGGAGCACCTGGAGGAAGAG GCCGCGGGGGTCTGAGAGGTCGTGGAGGGTTTGCAGGAAGGGGTCGTGGACGCGGCAGAGGCCGAGGAGCAGGCCGCCCCGTCGTCACACGAGAGCAGTTGGACAACCAGCTTGATGCTTACATGTCCAAGACCAAGGGCCATCTGGACGCCGAGCTGGACGCGTACATGGCCCAGGCAGACCCTGAGAGCATGGAGTAA